Proteins encoded in a region of the Streptomyces sp. NBC_00258 genome:
- a CDS encoding sugar ABC transporter substrate-binding protein, with product MGLGVSLPAMKRRSLTRASVAISVAAGLTLSGACGGDGEGGGDSLTVGVLLPGGGASRFGQFDRPLIEKKLKQLCPHCPAATVAATPEPAVQRQQLEAMITRGVDVLILAVVDAKGLRSTVEAAHRAGIPVVAYDRLAQGPVSGYATFDGATVGKLQGEALLKAMGTKANGGQIVMMNGATTDPNADWYKQGALSVLKDNVKIGKSYDTVGWRPENAYVNMTGAIAALGGGNIDGVLAANDSLAGAVVSAFNATEVRPLPPITGQDADLAAVRRIVRGDQYMTVYKPFKPAADAAVEMAVALGRGETVASIATDTVDSATTKNIPAVLLPSVSVTVGNIKDTLVKDGMYTIDQICTPKLRSACDKAGLTP from the coding sequence ATGGGTCTCGGTGTCAGCCTTCCGGCCATGAAGCGCAGGTCCCTCACCCGTGCGTCCGTGGCGATCTCGGTTGCCGCCGGTCTGACCCTGAGCGGTGCCTGCGGCGGGGACGGTGAGGGCGGCGGCGACAGCCTCACCGTCGGCGTGCTGCTTCCGGGCGGCGGAGCCTCTCGTTTCGGGCAGTTCGACAGGCCGCTGATCGAGAAGAAGCTCAAGCAGCTGTGCCCTCACTGCCCGGCGGCGACCGTTGCTGCCACACCCGAGCCGGCGGTCCAGCGGCAGCAGCTCGAGGCCATGATCACCAGGGGTGTGGATGTCCTGATCCTCGCCGTCGTCGACGCCAAGGGACTGCGCTCGACCGTCGAGGCCGCGCACCGAGCAGGTATCCCGGTCGTCGCCTACGACCGACTCGCACAAGGCCCGGTCTCCGGCTATGCCACCTTCGACGGCGCGACGGTCGGCAAGCTCCAGGGCGAGGCACTCCTGAAGGCCATGGGCACGAAGGCGAACGGTGGCCAGATCGTCATGATGAACGGCGCCACGACCGACCCCAATGCCGACTGGTACAAGCAGGGAGCCCTATCAGTCCTCAAGGACAACGTAAAGATCGGCAAGTCGTACGACACGGTCGGATGGCGGCCGGAGAACGCCTACGTCAACATGACCGGCGCGATCGCCGCCCTCGGCGGGGGCAACATCGACGGTGTTCTGGCCGCCAATGACAGCCTCGCCGGCGCCGTGGTCTCCGCCTTCAACGCCACGGAGGTCAGACCGCTGCCCCCGATCACCGGCCAGGACGCCGACCTCGCGGCCGTGCGGCGCATCGTCCGGGGCGACCAGTACATGACCGTCTACAAGCCTTTCAAGCCCGCGGCCGACGCCGCCGTCGAGATGGCCGTCGCCCTGGGGCGCGGCGAGACGGTCGCGTCCATCGCCACCGACACCGTCGACAGCGCCACCACCAAGAACATCCCGGCAGTCCTGCTCCCGTCGGTCTCGGTGACGGTCGGCAACATCAAGGACACTCTGGTAAAGGATGGTATGTACACAATCGACCAGATCTGCACTCCGAAGCTCCGGTCCGCCTGCGACAAGGCCGGACTCACCCCATGA
- a CDS encoding ATP-binding cassette domain-containing protein has protein sequence MPAQPLLALRGVSKRFAAVQALVDVELEIRAGEVVALVGDNAAGKSTLVKVISGVGPADKGVIEWQGSAIQIKRPQDAQTLGIATVYQDLAMCGNLDVVGNLYLGREIHRLGILNEVEMERRTRELLQTLSIRIPDVRAPLATLSGGQRQVVAITRSFLSAPRLLLLDEPTASLGIEQTNQLLDLIEQVRDRGTGVLLISHNMGDIKAVADRVAVLRLGRNNGLFDVNTTSQEQIISSITGASDNAVAHRTTNPEEAWP, from the coding sequence GTGCCGGCACAGCCCCTGCTGGCGTTGCGCGGCGTCTCCAAGCGCTTCGCTGCCGTCCAGGCTCTGGTGGATGTCGAGCTGGAGATCAGGGCCGGGGAGGTGGTCGCCCTGGTGGGCGACAACGCCGCCGGAAAGTCCACCCTGGTCAAGGTGATCTCGGGAGTCGGTCCCGCCGACAAGGGCGTGATCGAGTGGCAGGGCAGCGCCATTCAGATCAAGCGTCCGCAGGACGCCCAGACCCTCGGGATCGCGACCGTCTACCAGGACCTCGCGATGTGCGGCAACCTCGACGTCGTCGGCAATCTCTACCTCGGCCGGGAAATCCACCGGCTCGGCATCCTCAACGAGGTGGAGATGGAGCGCCGCACCCGAGAGCTGCTGCAAACCCTGTCCATCCGCATCCCCGACGTACGTGCGCCGCTCGCCACCCTGTCCGGCGGCCAGCGGCAGGTCGTCGCGATCACCCGCTCGTTTCTCAGCGCGCCCAGGCTGCTCCTGCTCGACGAGCCCACCGCCTCCCTGGGCATCGAGCAGACCAATCAGCTCCTCGACCTCATCGAGCAAGTGCGAGACCGGGGCACCGGGGTGCTCCTCATCAGCCACAACATGGGTGACATCAAGGCCGTCGCCGACCGGGTCGCCGTGCTGCGCCTCGGCCGCAACAACGGCCTCTTCGACGTGAACACCACGTCCCAGGAACAGATCATCTCCTCGATCACCGGCGCGTCGGACAATGCCGTCGCCCACCGCACGACCAACCCGGAGGAGGCATGGCCGTGA
- a CDS encoding sugar ABC transporter permease, producing the protein MAVRWRRTRARAAGASPPAGRLRAHAGAVRRRLHEAELGPVPALFALAVTWMVFQGLNDNFLSSRNLSVLSVDIVGTGMIAVGIVFVLLIGEIDLSVGSLAGLAGALFAALNVNLGMPEWLAVVIAVICGAAAGAVHGFFFAKIGVPAFVVTLAGLLAWNGLMLYLLGPESSINFSEDGLVAMMTSRYFSAALVTYGLAALGTLAYLLVAHYDRRRRSAAGMPYRQVREIWARTALLAMVAFAAVYVLGRFEGLPLALLIFLAVVVASDLFLRRTRYGRQVLALGGGVEAARRAGVDVARVRIAVFLVSGTLAAVGGLFVASRLTSATQVPGSGMLLINAIAAAVIGGTSLFGGRGSTWSALLGVLIIQSIASGMALLGVEPAVQFMITGGVLLTAVVFDSLARRAVEARGRA; encoded by the coding sequence ATGGCCGTGAGATGGAGGCGGACGCGGGCGCGCGCCGCCGGTGCCTCGCCCCCCGCCGGCCGTCTCAGGGCGCACGCCGGTGCGGTACGCCGCAGACTGCACGAGGCTGAACTCGGCCCGGTCCCGGCCCTGTTCGCTCTCGCCGTGACCTGGATGGTCTTCCAGGGCCTCAATGACAACTTCCTCTCCTCGCGCAACCTGTCAGTCCTCAGCGTGGACATTGTCGGGACCGGCATGATCGCCGTCGGCATCGTCTTCGTGCTGCTGATCGGAGAGATCGACCTGTCGGTGGGCTCGCTCGCCGGCCTGGCGGGCGCCCTGTTCGCGGCGCTGAACGTGAACCTTGGAATGCCGGAATGGCTCGCCGTGGTCATCGCGGTGATCTGCGGTGCCGCCGCCGGTGCCGTCCACGGATTCTTCTTCGCCAAGATCGGCGTACCCGCGTTCGTCGTCACCCTCGCGGGCCTGCTGGCCTGGAACGGTCTGATGCTCTACCTGCTGGGGCCGGAGAGCTCCATCAACTTCAGCGAGGACGGGTTGGTCGCCATGATGACCAGCCGCTACTTCAGCGCCGCCCTGGTCACCTACGGCCTGGCGGCGCTCGGCACCCTCGCCTACCTCCTCGTCGCCCACTACGACCGCAGGCGCCGCAGCGCCGCCGGCATGCCCTACCGGCAGGTGCGCGAGATCTGGGCGCGTACGGCTCTGCTCGCGATGGTCGCGTTCGCCGCCGTCTACGTGCTGGGCCGGTTCGAGGGCCTGCCGCTGGCGCTCCTGATCTTCCTCGCGGTCGTCGTCGCCTCGGACCTCTTCCTGCGCCGCACGCGCTACGGCCGGCAGGTCCTCGCACTGGGCGGCGGTGTGGAGGCGGCCCGGCGGGCCGGCGTCGATGTGGCGCGCGTGCGGATCGCGGTGTTCCTGGTGTCGGGGACCCTGGCCGCGGTCGGCGGCCTGTTCGTCGCGTCGCGGCTCACCTCGGCAACCCAGGTCCCGGGCTCCGGCATGCTGCTCATCAACGCCATCGCAGCTGCCGTCATCGGTGGCACCAGCCTGTTCGGCGGACGCGGCTCGACCTGGTCCGCTCTGCTGGGAGTGCTGATCATCCAGTCGATCGCCTCGGGCATGGCGCTGCTGGGAGTCGAGCCCGCGGTCCAGTTCATGATCACCGGTGGAGTGCTGCTCACCGCGGTCGTCTTCGACTCGTTGGCACGACGTGCCGTGGAGGCACGCGGGCGGGCCTGA
- a CDS encoding (2Fe-2S)-binding protein: MSTETPESATSPPAEPPSAPSRRTFIATTSAVGGVIAAGGLVAGPPLLGVEEAAAAEAAPSSRVTLTVNGRRHTVTVDNRTSLLDLLREHLGLTGSKKGCNAGACGACTVLVDGTRVNSCLTLAVRLDGAEVTTIEGLAQGDRLHPLQQAFIDQDAFQCGYCTPGQIMSGVGCIQEGHTGSADEIRESMSGNICRCGCYVKIVRAVEQASGRK; encoded by the coding sequence ATGTCTACCGAAACTCCCGAGTCGGCCACGTCTCCCCCCGCCGAGCCGCCGTCCGCACCCTCGCGTCGGACCTTCATCGCGACGACGTCCGCGGTCGGCGGTGTCATCGCGGCGGGCGGCCTGGTCGCCGGTCCGCCGCTGCTCGGCGTCGAGGAGGCCGCTGCCGCCGAGGCGGCGCCCAGCAGCCGTGTCACCTTGACCGTCAACGGCCGGCGGCACACCGTCACGGTCGACAACCGCACCTCGCTCCTTGACCTGCTGCGCGAGCACCTCGGCCTGACCGGCTCGAAGAAGGGCTGCAACGCCGGAGCCTGCGGGGCGTGCACGGTCCTGGTCGACGGAACCCGGGTCAACTCCTGCCTCACCCTGGCCGTACGCCTGGACGGAGCCGAGGTCACCACCATCGAGGGGCTGGCCCAGGGCGACCGGCTGCATCCGCTGCAGCAGGCGTTCATCGACCAGGACGCCTTCCAGTGCGGCTACTGCACCCCGGGCCAGATCATGTCCGGGGTCGGCTGCATCCAGGAAGGACACACCGGCTCCGCGGACGAGATCCGGGAATCGATGAGCGGCAACATCTGCCGCTGCGGCTGTTACGTGAAGATCGTGCGCGCGGTCGAGCAGGCTTCGGGCCGGAAGTGA
- a CDS encoding FAD binding domain-containing protein, with protein sequence MYPFSFTKAPSTREALEAGRRGGRYIAGGTTLVDLMRETVERPETLVDISDLPLREVTVTERGGLRIGALVTMTDAAAHRKVRTLHPVISQALELSASAQLRNMATIGGNIMQRTRCTYFRDVTAACNKREPGSGCAAREGFNRTHAILGTSEDCVATHPSDVAVAFAALDARVHLLGPGGQRTVPFADFLLRPGSTPNREQAIRSGELITAVEIPAYPRPLRSGYLKVRDRQSYEFALTSAAVALHVRGGVIREAKVAAGGVGTVPWKLAAVEEALMGERPSDRLWARAAESAADGARPLTHNRFKVELLVRTVERQLRIVGDTK encoded by the coding sequence ATGTATCCCTTCTCCTTCACCAAGGCGCCCAGCACACGTGAGGCCCTCGAAGCCGGTCGGCGCGGCGGCCGTTACATCGCAGGCGGCACCACCCTGGTCGACCTGATGCGAGAGACCGTCGAACGTCCCGAGACCCTGGTCGACATCAGCGACCTGCCGCTGCGGGAAGTCACCGTCACCGAGCGCGGCGGGCTGCGCATCGGCGCGTTGGTGACCATGACCGACGCCGCCGCCCACCGCAAGGTACGCACCCTCCATCCGGTCATCTCGCAGGCTCTTGAACTGAGCGCGTCGGCGCAGCTGCGGAACATGGCCACCATCGGCGGCAACATCATGCAGCGCACCCGCTGCACGTACTTCCGTGACGTGACGGCCGCCTGCAACAAGCGCGAGCCGGGCTCCGGTTGCGCGGCCCGGGAAGGCTTCAACCGCACCCACGCGATCCTGGGCACCTCCGAGGACTGCGTGGCCACCCACCCTTCCGACGTGGCCGTCGCCTTCGCCGCCCTGGACGCGCGAGTGCATCTGCTGGGCCCGGGCGGGCAGCGTACGGTGCCCTTCGCCGACTTCCTGCTCCGGCCCGGGAGCACACCGAACCGCGAACAGGCCATCCGGAGCGGCGAGTTGATAACCGCCGTGGAGATACCGGCGTATCCACGCCCGCTCAGGTCCGGCTACCTGAAGGTGCGTGACCGCCAGTCCTACGAGTTCGCCCTCACCTCGGCCGCCGTCGCCCTGCACGTCCGCGGAGGCGTGATCCGCGAGGCCAAGGTCGCCGCCGGCGGGGTGGGCACCGTGCCGTGGAAGCTGGCTGCCGTCGAGGAAGCCCTCATGGGTGAGCGCCCTTCGGACCGGCTCTGGGCCCGGGCCGCCGAGTCGGCCGCGGACGGGGCGCGCCCTCTCACGCACAACCGCTTCAAGGTCGAGCTGCTCGTGCGGACCGTCGAACGCCAGCTGCGCATCGTAGGAGACACCAAATGA
- a CDS encoding xanthine dehydrogenase family protein molybdopterin-binding subunit codes for MSPQPQAAVGAPLSRVDGRLKVTGQAKYAADHEPSGPEGVVHAVVVDSSVARGRITGIDTGAAEAQPGVLKVLHHRNAPRLPYGPNPGSLNLPGERLRVFQDDQVRFHGQPVAVVVATTLEAAQHAASLVEIDYSVEPSTTDLSEAPATGEPVTYTRGDAEAALQSAAVRLEMTYRPARNHHNAMELHATVAQWDGDRLTLWDKTQWVQSPRAEVAANFGIPAESVRVISPFVGGAFGNAARAWPHITIAALAAREVGRPVKLVLTRRQLYFGVGYRPAYEYKVRLGSDRRGRLTAMTHDLRAETSRYERFSERGVLSPGQMLYTTPNVAQTHRTVPLDVNTPTPMRGPGYSTAAFPIESAMDELAHELGIDPIELRRRNEPENDQASGRPFSTRRLRECYTVGAREFGWSRRDPRPRSTRDGDWLIGTGMATALYDTLRAPGQASVRLDADGTALIESSTSDMGPGTYTSMTQVAADALGLAVRNVTFRLGDTNMPTAPLHGGSLTMASVGSTVQDGCDKLRQQAIQLAVEDEDSPLYGADADEIVVRGGRLHLKNNPARGETYRQLLARNNRTHLEADGSWTPGQSRSSMYAYGAVFAEVAVDARLGLVRVRRMLGVFDAGRIISPKLADSQAIGAMTGGIGMALLEHTVTDHRDGRIVNANLADYLVPVNADVPDLKAIYVDGRDDEADPLGVKGLGEVVLVGVAPAIANAVFHATGRRVRDLPITAEALI; via the coding sequence ATGAGCCCCCAGCCGCAGGCAGCCGTCGGCGCACCGCTCTCCCGGGTGGACGGGCGCCTGAAGGTGACCGGCCAGGCGAAGTACGCCGCCGACCACGAGCCCAGCGGGCCAGAGGGTGTTGTGCACGCCGTCGTGGTCGACAGCAGTGTCGCCCGTGGACGCATCACCGGCATCGACACCGGCGCCGCCGAGGCCCAGCCCGGCGTGCTGAAGGTGCTCCACCACCGCAACGCCCCCAGGCTGCCGTACGGGCCCAACCCGGGCTCCTTGAACCTGCCCGGTGAGCGGCTGCGCGTCTTCCAGGACGACCAGGTACGCTTCCACGGCCAGCCCGTCGCCGTCGTCGTGGCCACCACCTTGGAGGCCGCCCAGCACGCGGCGAGCCTGGTGGAGATCGACTACTCCGTGGAGCCGTCCACGACCGACCTGAGCGAGGCGCCGGCGACGGGCGAGCCCGTCACCTATACGCGCGGCGACGCGGAGGCCGCTCTGCAATCCGCCGCCGTTCGGCTGGAGATGACGTACCGGCCCGCCCGCAACCACCACAACGCGATGGAACTCCATGCCACCGTCGCCCAGTGGGACGGCGACCGGCTCACCCTGTGGGACAAGACCCAGTGGGTGCAGAGCCCGCGAGCCGAGGTCGCCGCCAATTTCGGTATACCCGCGGAGTCCGTCCGCGTCATCTCGCCCTTCGTGGGCGGTGCGTTCGGAAACGCGGCACGGGCCTGGCCGCACATCACCATCGCGGCCCTCGCCGCCCGCGAGGTGGGGCGCCCGGTCAAGCTCGTACTGACGCGCAGGCAGCTCTACTTCGGGGTCGGATACCGGCCGGCGTACGAGTACAAGGTCCGGCTGGGCAGCGACCGCCGCGGGCGGCTGACCGCCATGACCCACGACCTGCGCGCCGAGACCTCCCGCTACGAGAGGTTCTCGGAACGCGGCGTCCTCTCCCCCGGGCAGATGCTCTACACCACCCCCAACGTCGCCCAGACGCACCGGACCGTGCCGCTGGACGTGAACACCCCGACCCCGATGCGCGGCCCCGGCTACTCCACCGCCGCCTTCCCCATCGAGAGCGCGATGGACGAACTCGCCCACGAGCTCGGCATCGACCCCATCGAACTGCGCCGGCGCAACGAACCCGAGAACGACCAGGCCAGTGGGCGGCCGTTCTCCACCCGACGGCTGCGCGAGTGCTACACCGTCGGCGCCCGCGAGTTCGGCTGGAGCCGCCGCGACCCCCGGCCCCGCTCCACCCGCGACGGCGACTGGCTCATCGGCACCGGCATGGCGACCGCGCTGTACGACACCCTGCGCGCCCCGGGCCAGGCCTCGGTGCGGCTGGACGCCGACGGCACCGCCCTGATCGAGTCCTCGACCAGTGACATGGGTCCCGGCACGTACACCTCCATGACCCAGGTCGCCGCCGACGCCCTGGGCCTCGCGGTCCGCAACGTCACCTTCCGGCTCGGCGACACGAACATGCCCACAGCCCCGCTCCACGGCGGCTCGCTCACCATGGCCAGCGTCGGCTCCACCGTCCAGGACGGCTGCGACAAACTGCGGCAGCAGGCGATCCAACTGGCCGTCGAGGACGAGGACTCACCGCTGTACGGCGCCGATGCCGACGAGATCGTCGTACGGGGAGGGCGGCTGCATCTGAAAAACAACCCAGCGCGCGGGGAGACCTACCGGCAACTCCTCGCCCGCAACAACCGCACCCACCTCGAAGCGGACGGGTCCTGGACTCCGGGGCAGTCCCGGTCCTCCATGTACGCCTACGGCGCGGTGTTCGCCGAGGTGGCCGTCGACGCCCGCCTCGGTCTGGTCCGGGTGCGGAGGATGCTCGGCGTCTTCGACGCGGGCCGGATCATCAGTCCCAAGCTGGCCGACAGCCAGGCCATCGGCGCCATGACCGGCGGCATAGGTATGGCTCTGCTGGAACACACGGTCACCGACCACCGCGACGGCCGGATCGTCAACGCCAACCTGGCCGACTACCTGGTCCCCGTCAACGCGGACGTCCCCGACCTGAAGGCGATCTACGTCGACGGCCGCGACGACGAAGCCGACCCCCTCGGCGTCAAGGGTCTCGGCGAAGTCGTCCTGGTAGGCGTGGCACCCGCCATCGCCAACGCCGTCTTCCACGCCACCGGCCGACGAGTGCGCGACCTGCCCATCACCGCCGAGGCGCTGATCTGA
- a CDS encoding XdhC family protein has translation MLNIADTLRTWCREARPFALATVIQVSGSAPLPVGTSLAVDADGNVVGSVSGGCVEGAVYELCQQLLESGEPPTRARFGYSDEDAFAVGLTCGGELGVLVQRIDSVDRPHLVTALGEVASGRPAAVAQIIDGPEELLGRMLSVTDDGRTHGVAGSTQWERAVAAQARALLRAGRTGRVDLGGDAVTCPESLSVLIHTHASRPRMLIFGAIDFAGSLSEVGRFLGYRVTVCDARPVFATPARFPHADEVVVDWPHRYLATAEVDARTVVCVLTHEARFDVPLLRLALSLPVAYVGAMGSRRTHSHRLELLREAGVLEEHLALLHSPIGLDLGARTPEETALSIAAEIVAHTHQGSGTPLTRSAGPIHHRTTPSMAASPA, from the coding sequence ATGCTGAACATCGCGGACACGCTGCGCACATGGTGCCGCGAGGCCCGCCCCTTCGCCCTCGCCACTGTGATCCAGGTCAGCGGCAGCGCACCGCTGCCCGTCGGCACCTCTCTGGCCGTGGACGCCGACGGCAACGTGGTCGGCAGTGTGTCCGGAGGCTGCGTGGAGGGCGCCGTCTACGAGCTGTGCCAACAGCTGCTCGAGTCGGGTGAACCTCCAACCCGAGCGCGGTTCGGCTACTCCGACGAGGACGCCTTCGCCGTCGGCCTGACCTGCGGCGGCGAACTCGGCGTCCTCGTGCAGCGGATCGATTCCGTCGACCGGCCCCACCTCGTCACGGCACTCGGCGAGGTGGCGTCCGGCAGGCCGGCAGCCGTGGCCCAGATCATCGACGGACCCGAGGAACTACTCGGCCGCATGCTGAGCGTCACCGACGACGGCCGCACGCACGGCGTCGCGGGCAGCACGCAGTGGGAGCGTGCGGTGGCGGCGCAGGCTCGCGCACTGCTGCGCGCGGGCCGTACAGGTCGTGTCGACCTGGGCGGAGACGCGGTGACCTGCCCGGAGAGCCTGTCCGTCCTGATCCACACGCATGCGTCACGCCCCCGCATGTTGATCTTCGGCGCCATCGACTTCGCCGGTTCGCTGAGCGAAGTCGGCCGGTTCCTCGGCTACCGGGTCACGGTGTGCGACGCCCGCCCCGTCTTCGCCACCCCTGCCCGCTTCCCGCACGCCGACGAGGTCGTCGTCGACTGGCCGCACCGCTACCTCGCCACCGCCGAGGTGGACGCCCGCACCGTCGTCTGTGTCCTCACCCACGAGGCCAGGTTCGACGTGCCTCTGCTGCGTCTGGCACTGAGTCTGCCGGTGGCCTACGTGGGCGCGATGGGCTCGCGCCGCACCCACTCCCATCGCCTGGAACTGCTGCGCGAGGCAGGCGTGTTGGAGGAGCATCTCGCCCTCCTGCACTCCCCGATCGGTCTCGACCTGGGCGCCCGCACTCCCGAGGAGACGGCACTCTCCATCGCGGCGGAGATCGTCGCTCACACGCATCAGGGCTCGGGTACGCCCCTCACCCGGAGCGCGGGGCCCATCCATCACCGAACGACACCGTCCATGGCTGCCTCTCCGGCGTGA